The Gemmatimonadaceae bacterium region CGAGTACCCGCCGTCGGAGATCAAGAAGGCGATCGTCGGGACCGGGGCGGCGACCAAGGAGCAGGTGCAGTTCATGGTCGCGCGGTTGCTGCGCCTGAAAGCGGCGCCGACGCCGGCCGACGCCGCCGACGGAGTGGCGGCGGCGATCACCTGCCTGATGACGGCGCGGGTGGCGACGCTGAGTGGTAGGCCGTTCCGCTGAAGCGCCGAATTGGTGTCAGCGAGTTGGGGGCAGAGTCCCCGAACCACATTCTCGCTGACTCTGACCCCAACTTTCGCCGACCCAAGATCGTGTGCTGAAGAGACTTAGCACTCGAGGCAGTTACTCCAGCCGGCGCCATCGAACCGAGTTTTCCACATTTCCAGCATTGGGGTCAGAGTCACCGAACCAAATTCTCGGTGACTCTGACCCCGATTCCCCCCCGATTTCCGCTGACCCCAATCTCCGTCCCAATCCCCCTCCCCAGATTCCGCCCCCCCCCAACCGCCGCCCCCCGCATCATTCCGCCGCCGCCACCGACTGGGTAGCATCCGGCGAGCCTCCGCGCGCCGAACCGCCCGAGCGACCCCATGATCTCACTCCTCACCGGAACACTCGTCGCCAAGGACCTCGATCGCGCCGAAGTCCTCACCTCGGGCGGCGTGGGCTATGAACTCGCGATCCCACTCGGCACCTACGAGTCGCTCCCGCGTGCCGGCGAGCAGGTGCGCCTCCACACGTCACTCGTCGTGCGAGAGGACGAGTGGCTGCTGTACGGTTTCGCCACGCCCTTCGAGCGCGCGGTCTTCCGCAAGCTCCTTCAGGCCAAGGGGGTCGGCCCGTCGCTCGCGCTCGGGATGCTCTCCACCCTCTCGGCCGAGCGTCTGGTCCGCGCAATCCGCGAGAAGGACATCGCCACCCTGCAGCAGGTTCCGCGCGTCGGGCGCAAGAAGGCGGAGCAACTGATCCTGGACTTGGCCGACAAGCTCGATGAGGTCGCCGCCGGTCCCGTCGACGGGGCGCGAGCGGCCGGTGCCTCGGATGCGGACGCGATCCGCGCCCTCGTCTCCCTGGGCTACGCTGCTCCCGACGCCGAGAAGGCGGTGCGCGCGTCGCGCGACTCGCTGAGCCCCACTGGCGCACCCCCGACCACCGCAGAACTTGTCCGTGCCGCCCTTCCGCTGGTGGGACGGCGATAGCTTCGCGCGTTAGGCGCGGCGCATCGTCCGATTCCCGACTCCCGTCTCCCGCCCACATCTCCCCATGCCCGCCGCACGCACCGCGACCTTCACCGAATCGGTCATCCGCGAGATGACGCGCGTCGCCCAGCAGTATGGCGCGATCAACCTCGCCCAGGGCTTCCCCGACTTCCCGATGCCCGAGGTCATGAAGGACGCCGCCTGCGCCGCGATCCATGGTGACATCAACCAGTACGCGATCACCTGGGGGGCACCGGCGTTGCGGCTGGCGATCGCCGAGAAGTACCACCGCATGTACGACTACACGGTCGATCCCGACAAGCACGTGACGGTGACATGCGGCGCCACCGAGGCGATGGCGGCGGTCTTCCTCGCCCTGCTCGACCCGGGTGACGAGGTGATCGTCTTCGACCCGTTCTACGAGAACTACGGCCCCGACGCCATCCTGGCCGGCGCGCGCCCGGTCTTCGTCCCGCTCGAGCCGCCCGGGTGGAACTTCGACCCACAGCGCCTGCGCGACGCCTTCACCGAGCGCACCAAGGCCATCATCGTCAACACGCCGCACAACCCCACGGGACGCGTCTTCACGCGCGAGGAGCTCGACCTCATCGCCGAGCTGTGCATCGGGAACGACGTCTGGGCCATCACCGACGAGATCTACGAGCACATCCGCTACGCTGGCTCGCACCACGTCCTCGCCACGTGGCCAGGCATGGCCGAGCGGACCATCACGATCTCCGGGCTCTCGAAGACGTTCAGCTGCACGGGATGGCGCCTGGGCTACGC contains the following coding sequences:
- the ruvA gene encoding Holliday junction branch migration protein RuvA: MISLLTGTLVAKDLDRAEVLTSGGVGYELAIPLGTYESLPRAGEQVRLHTSLVVREDEWLLYGFATPFERAVFRKLLQAKGVGPSLALGMLSTLSAERLVRAIREKDIATLQQVPRVGRKKAEQLILDLADKLDEVAAGPVDGARAAGASDADAIRALVSLGYAAPDAEKAVRASRDSLSPTGAPPTTAELVRAALPLVGRR
- a CDS encoding aminotransferase class I/II-fold pyridoxal phosphate-dependent enzyme; translation: MPAARTATFTESVIREMTRVAQQYGAINLAQGFPDFPMPEVMKDAACAAIHGDINQYAITWGAPALRLAIAEKYHRMYDYTVDPDKHVTVTCGATEAMAAVFLALLDPGDEVIVFDPFYENYGPDAILAGARPVFVPLEPPGWNFDPQRLRDAFTERTKAIIVNTPHNPTGRVFTREELDLIAELCIGNDVWAITDEIYEHIRYAGSHHVLATWPGMAERTITISGLSKTFSCTGWRLGYAIAPERESVAIRKVHDFLTVGAPAPLQQAAAVGMALDADYYNHLALDYRARREILCDALRNAGFTFTAPEGAYYILASYESMSALGDVDFARWLAREVGVATVPGSSFHVAGGAPRHYVRFAFCKRAETLQAAAERLATIPARA